A stretch of DNA from Candida dubliniensis CD36 chromosome 6, complete sequence:
TAACATTagttttattcaattatgAAACTTCGAGGAACGGAAGAATCAAAAGTGACAATTAACACGTGCAGCCCAACAACAGAGTTGCTTCTCGAATTGACGACTTAAAATTCGTCGATACcaaggaaaaagaaaccatCAAGGGTTAGACAGGTAATTTCTGGTATTTGTCGTAATAGTTGCTTTTTATTTCCTACAAGctatttgtttcttttttttgcgGAGAAGTTGTATTATGATTCctgtgaaaaaaaaaaaaaaagaaaaaagaaagtcaaactacaacaacaaaatctaTGAGATAATAGTCAAAATACATCATAACTTGAAATCTTCGAAACTAAGATACAAGAccatttgtttttcttttttttttttttgtgtttgtgtttgtgtttgtggggtggtggtgaaggaggaggagggggatttaacaatttggaAACTTGCTAATCGATTTTATGTCCGTTAATATGGTTTTTAAATCTTTCTTAGTTTTCTGTTTTTAGTGTTTATgtattttataaataaattaataatttccaatAAAAGATATccattttttcaaaaattgttttttgttttattctttttcttctttcgTTCTTTTGAATTCTTATTTGATTCATCAGAATTTGGATATACATTCATTCAttagttgttgattttttgatttcctTTCATTGCAATCTTTTCGCCATTGTTTCAGATTAAATAGCAAACACGTACAGAAGTTGTCTTCAGaaccgaaaaaaaaaaaaaaatacaatacaatacaatacaaaTAAAGTACACTACACTACACTACAGAAAAAAGGTATTTAGATTTCAGTGATGTCAGGTTTAGAATTAGCAGTTGCAGCTGTACTTGGTAGTCAATTGTTGGAAGccaaatatttgatttcagACGACCTTCTGTTGGCACTGAAAGTAGCTAGAAAGGCACTTCCATTTTTATGGCGATCATCAAGAGGTAGAGCTTCTTACTGGTATCCATTTGAAGAAGCTGCATTGAAATACAGTAATAATAGGGCGTTAGCGTTTCCAAGACCAAAAAAGAACCCACCAAAGCCCCAAGTTGACGAGAATGGATATAACATTTACGATGACCAATTCGACCTCGAAGAGTATACTTATAAAGAGTTGTACGATATGGTGTTGAGATATTCGTATATCTTGAAGAATGAGTATGGGGTCACATCCAACGATACCATTGGTGTTGCCTGTATGAATAAACCACTTTTCATTGTCATGTGGTTGGCATTGTGGAATATTGGTGCATTACCAgcatttttgaatttcaatACCAAGGATAAACCTTTGGTTCATTGTCTTAAGATTGCCAACGTTAGTCAAGTTTTCGTTGATCCCGACTGTGACAAACCAATTAGAGACACGGAATCTCAAATTTCAGAAGAATTACCAAACACAAAAATACATTACATTGATGAACTTGCCTTGTTTGATCGTTTGAGACTCAAATCCACTCCGAAATACAGGGCCAAAGATAGCACCAGAAGACCTCAAGATACCGATTCTTCTGCATGTGCTTTGATTTATACTTCCGGTACTACTGGTTTACCTAAAGCAGGGATAATGTCTTGGAGAAAGGCATTTATGGCTTCAGTCTTTTTTGGACACATTATGAAAATTAAAGAAGACTCGAGTGTGTTAACGGCAATGCCATTGTACCATTCCACTGCAGCAATGTTGGGGGTATGTCCAACTTTAATTGTGGGGGGATGTGTCACGGTTTCCCAAAAATTCTCGGCAACATCATTCTGGACTCAAGCAAGATTATGTGGAGCCACCCATATTCAATATGTTGGGGAAGTTTGTCGTTACTTGTTAAATTCAAAGCCCCATCCTGACCAAGATAGACATAATGTTCGAATTGCTTATGGTAATGGGTTGCGTCGTGACATTTGGTCTGAATTCAAATCTCGATTCCACATTGATGGAATTGGTGAATTCTATGCTGCCACTGAATCACCAATTGCTACTACCAACTTACAATATGGCGAGTATGGTGTTGGTGCTTGTCGTAAATATGGGTCcatcattaatttatttttgtcTACACAACAGAAATTAGCTAAAATGGATCCTGAAGATGAAAGCGAAATTTGGAGAGATCCCAAGACTGGGTTATGTACTGAAGCTGCCTACAATGAACCTGGtgaattgatgatgagaaTTTTAAATCCAcaagatattgaaaaatcattcCAAGGTTATTATGGTAATAAATCAGCAACGAATAGTAAAATCCTTACTAATGTGTTTAGTAAAGGCGATGCTTGGTATAGAAGTGGagatttgttgaaaatggaCGAAgacaaattattatattttgttgatagaTTGGGTGATACATTCCGTTGGAAATCAGAAAACGTCTCGGCCACCGAAGTTGAAAACGAATTGATGGGATCCAAAACCCTTAAACAAtcggttgttgttggtgtgAAAGTTCCAAACCATGAAGGTAGAGCCTGTTTTGCTGTTTGTGAGCCAAAAGATGAGTTACAACatgaagaaattttgaaactgATACATGAACACGTAACCAAGTCATTACCAACTTATGCACAGCCTGCGTTTATCAAACTAGGTACAATCGAAGCATCTCATAATCATAAAGTGCCaaagaatcaatttaaaaatcaaaaattgcCTAAAGGTGAAGATGGTAAAGAAATGATTTACTGGTTGAATGGTGATAAATATACTGAGTTGACTGAAGATGACTGGTCCCTGATTTGTGCTGGTAGAGCTAAATTGTAAAATAGTTAGATAATAGATACTGATAAATacgtaaaaaaaaaaaaaaaaaagaataacatatttatttatttgaaattaaaagattttAGAAAATGTCCTCAACGAATCAAAGATGTACTTAAGAAACACGTTCATACTAATGtttttctcttttattttcaattaatattcAAGATACATAAACAACACTTATATATTATGTATAGTAAACtatattatcaaatcaattagtTTTTGTTGGAAAGAGCAACTACACCTGGCAAGTCTTTACCTTCCAATAATTCCAATGaagcaccaccaccagtaGAAACGTGggataatttttcaacaacaccGTATTTCTTAGCAACAGTAGCAGtgtcaccaccaccaatgaTAACAATGTTACCACTTTCGGCAGATTTGACAGCAGCATCCAATAAGGATTTGGTACCATTGGcgaatttttcaaattcgAAAACACCTGGTGGACCGTTCCAAACAATGGTCTTGGCTTTAGCAACAGCTTGTTGGAACAATTGGACAGATTTTGGACCACAGTCCAAACCCATCCAGTTGTCTGGGATACCTTCAGCATCAGTGGCAGAAGAAGTGTTGGCATCTTTGTCGAATTTATCAGCAGTGACGAAATCAACTGGCAAGATCAATTCAACATTGTTCTTCTTGGCTTTTTCAACCAAGTGTTCGACGTTTTTAGCACCGGCTTCATCGAAAAGAGAATCACCAATTGGCATTTTGTTCAAGATTTTCTTGAAGGTGAAGGCcataccaccaccaacaatcAACATATCAACCTTGTCCAACAAGTtgtcaatcaattgaatcttGTCAGAAACTTTGGCACCACCCAAAATGGCCAAGAATGGTCTTTCTGGGTTTTCCAAAGCTTTAGCAAAGTATTCCAATTCTTTGGACATCAAGAAACCAGCAGCTCTTTGTGGAACTTCGAGACCAACCATGGAGGAGTGGGCTCTGTGAGCGGTACCAAAGGCATCGTTGATGTAGACATCAGCCAATGAAGTCAATTCTTGTCTGAATTTCTTGACAGCTTCTGGATCAGCCTTGACCTTCTTACCGTCTTTGTCTTTGGAAGaaccttcttcttcaatgtGGTATCTCAAGTTTTCCAACAAGAAGATTTCACCATCCTTGGCGTTTTCAACAGCCTTGGTGACTTCTGGACCAACACAATCGTTCAAGAAGGTGACTTTTTGACccaacaatttttccaattcagCAGCAACTGGAGCTAATGAGTATTTGTCGTTTCTTTGACCGTTTGGTCTACCTAAATGGGAAGCCAAGACAATGTATTTTGGTTTACGTTCTTCAACATATTTGATGGTTGGCAAAGCAGCAACAATTCTTTGGTTGTTGGTGATGGTCTTACCATCCAATGGGACGTTGAAATCAACTCTGATAAAGACTCTCTTTCCAGTGACGTCTAAGTCTTTGACTGATAATTTGTTAGATAATGACATTTTGATAGCTATTCTTCTGCAATTGAAAATCGcttgattgaaaaatcgaataagaaaagaaagaaagaaaaagaagaagaaaaaaaaaatccaattgaatgaaatgAGGAGGGAAGTGAGTTGGAATTATAAGAggatttatatattattgtaGAACTgaacaaaaaattcaaacaGGAGTCAGTAGACgcacaacaacaagaaataaaaaaaaaaaaaaagactaTACGTAATAAACCCAGAAAAACTAAAAAGTTCTACACATTGTTTTAGGTCAAATTAATCAACCATAAGTCTAGATCATATGACACCCAATCCAATTGCTTGGTACCCTACATCTTAACAATCTCAAAACTATAGTGTTTGCGTCACCTTTTTTTGTCGATGTCAAAGCGTCTCGTGtttaaaatgatttttttggatttgagtgaaaaaaaaatctcgATTGATTTATCCCGGGGAAGAACGCTCCATATTTCGCATGCCTCCTGACACACACACatgttttttttccatttcatCAGGTGGTGCAGCAAGTAATAACCTATATTGTTGTATGTTGATTCCCAATTAACAAAATTCTCAACAGCTGTTGCATCTAAATTTTGATAtctaaaattattataaccACTATTGTAGGTTTATAATTACTTGCTTTGCAAAATCCTTACATATATTCTTGGATACTGATGATCTGGTCAAGATCTCGTTCCGTTAACCCTTGACTTGTAGAAAGCCATTCCATAGATTGTTCTATATACAGGCTAATTCTAAATGTCATGAAAATGTCGGTAAAAATGTCGCTCTCATCTGGAACCTTCTCGAACTAAGCAAACATGAACTAAAAACTGTTGAAACTCCATCGAATCAGATAGAATTATTGCAAATAGTATAAACTGgtttcattgaaaaattgaatatcaGAAGTTCCCCTCAACCCCCTGATTCATAACgtataaatatattcctAGAAGAAGTTAATTGTTATcccttttttcttctctctCCCAGTACATCTAACAACTTCATACTACCACTAtggaaaaattattacattGGACAATTGCACAACAATCCGGGGATAAAGCAGCTCTTGAGAAAATTGGAGAGCCTGATCAAAAGGCACTTAGTCAATTATTTGGCGGTCCAGATGAGGCCACATTAATGAAAGAAAGTATAAAAGTTGTTGAATCAACCGATGTTTCTTTGGaagataaagaaattgCCTTGGAAAATTTCGAAATgttgattgaaaatttggaTAATGCAAATAATATCgggaatttgaaattatggAATCCATTGATTAGTATTTTGACTAAACAAGATACcccaattgaattgaaagtACTTATTTGTGGAATCATTGGGACTGCTGTCCAAAACAATCCAAAGTCCCAAGAAGATTTTAATGAAACTGAAGGATTGAGTGAGTTGATAAAATTAGCACAGgatgataaaaaatttgaattacaACTGAAGGCATTGTTTGCCATTTCTTCATTTGTCAGAAATTTCCAACCTGGTTATTCaaagtttgaaaaattgcAAGGTTTAAAACTCATTAATTTtgacaacaaaaacaataaatatcaattaagaattttatcattaatatcatcGATTTTGAGCAATGGGTTAGATGAAGATTTGAAGGCacaattcaaaaaagaaaaattaccACATTTTTTGGCCTCGGTGTTGAATGAGGATTCGAATACTAGTTTGGTTGACAAATCTTTAAACATTGTCTcccaattaaatcaattaaaatacGATTTCAACTTAGAAGAGAAATATGAAATAAATAGAGGAATCCAAGTGGTTGAAGGGTTAAGTGATAAACTCAATATCGATGACCTTAATAACGCTAAAAAAGCTACATCCTCTTAGATTGtgtatttattattataactTGATATacttttaattaataaccATATCTGGATCATCAGCAGTGAAAAACTTGTTCATACTACTATCAACTGATGGTGGGACAATATTTCTCC
This window harbors:
- the PGK1 gene encoding phosphoglycerate kinase, putative (catalyzes transfer of high-energy phosphoryl groups from the acyl phosphate of 1,3-bisphosphoglycerate to ADP to produce ATP; key enzyme in glycolysis and gluconeogenesis), with the translated sequence MSLSNKLSVKDLDVTGKRVFIRVDFNVPLDGKTITNNQRIVAALPTIKYVEERKPKYIVLASHLGRPNGQRNDKYSLAPVAAELEKLLGQKVTFLNDCVGPEVTKAVENAKDGEIFLLENLRYHIEEEGSSKDKDGKKVKADPEAVKKFRQELTSLADVYINDAFGTAHRAHSSMVGLEVPQRAAGFLMSKELEYFAKALENPERPFLAILGGAKVSDKIQLIDNLLDKVDMLIVGGGMAFTFKKILNKMPIGDSLFDEAGAKNVEHLVEKAKKNNVELILPVDFVTADKFDKDANTSSATDAEGIPDNWMGLDCGPKSVQLFQQAVAKAKTIVWNGPPGVFEFEKFANGTKSLLDAAVKSAESGNIVIIGGGDTATVAKKYGVVEKLSHVSTGGGASLELLEGKDLPGVVALSNKN
- a CDS encoding hsp70 nucleotide exchange factor, putative (Similar to S. cerevisiae FES1;~In S. cerevisiae: Hsp70 (Ssa1p) nucleotide exchange factor, cytosolic homolog of Sil1p, which is the nucleotide exchange factor for BiP (Kar2p) in the endoplasmic reticulum), giving the protein MEKLLHWTIAQQSGDKAALEKIGEPDQKALSQLFGGPDEATLMKESIKVVESTDVSLEDKEIALENFEMLIENLDNANNIGNLKLWNPLISILTKQDTPIELKVLICGIIGTAVQNNPKSQEDFNETEGLSELIKLAQDDKKFELQSKALFAISSFVRNFQPGYSKFEKLQGLKLINFDNKNNKYQLRILSLISSILSNGLDEDLKAQFKKEKLPHFLASVLNEDSNTSLVDKSLNIVSQLNQLKYDFNLEEKYEINRGIQVVEGLSDKLNIDDLNNAKKATSS
- a CDS encoding very long-chain fatty acid transport protein, putative (Similar to S. cerevisiae FAT1;~In S. cerevisiae: fatty acid transporter and very long-chain fatty acyl-CoA synthetase, may form a complex with Faa1p or Faa4p that imports and activates exogenous fatty acids), with product MSGLELAVAAVLGSQLLEAKYLISDDLSLASKVARKALPFLWRSSRGRASYWYPFEEAALKYSNNRALAFPRPKKNPPKPQVDENGYNIYDDQFDLEEYTYKELYDMVLRYSYILKNEYGVTSNDTIGVACMNKPLFIVMWLALWNIGALPAFLNFNTKDKPLVHCLKIANVSQVFVDPDCDKPIRDTESQISEELPNTKIHYIDELALFDRLRLKSTPKYRAKDSTRRPQDTDSSACALIYTSGTTGLPKAGIMSWRKAFMASVFFGHIMKIKEDSSVLTAMPLYHSTAAMLGVCPTLIVGGCVTVSQKFSATSFWTQARLCGATHIQYVGEVCRYLLNSKPHPDQDRHNVRIAYGNGLRRDIWSEFKSRFHIDGIGEFYAATESPIATTNLQYGEYGVGACRKYGSIINLFLSTQQKLAKMDPEDESEIWRDPKTGLCTEAAYNEPGELMMRILNPQDIEKSFQGYYGNKSATNSKILTNVFSKGDAWYRSGDLLKMDEDKLLYFVDRLGDTFRWKSENVSATEVENELMGSKTLKQSVVVGVKVPNHEGRACFAVCEPKDELQHEEILKSIHEHVTKSLPTYAQPAFIKLGTIEASHNHKVPKNQFKNQKLPKGEDGKEMIYWLNGDKYTELTEDDWSSICAGRAKL